A genome region from Solirubrobacter pauli includes the following:
- a CDS encoding M14 family zinc carboxypeptidase yields MRSRAPVALLACLAGLCVTPAAASAAEPQTLAPYSVDATPSQAAELKKQGFDLEEGGADGSPGSQELEFVATPKQVDALEADGFDVEKLAIDAPKAKSAALGDSPNPYFNVYRSYMEPGGIADEMRAIAAANPDVMKLEQIGTSTLGKPILAIKMTENARTTPDGSRPAMLFSAVNHAREWIAAEMGRRLPGWFAANKNDTKIRELIKTRELWFLPIQNPDGYDFTFTCGTGVNQVNCDYRTTSPNNRFWRKTLRDNDNNGVYGNSGDGVDPNRNYPSKRGIDEEGATNSPGGETYRGPYALSEPENLAVDRLQRRVKFNANINYHSAGQLLLTPVSYTTDYYPPDSTLFDAITGTDGDEAVFPYRSQHSSDLYESNGDTIDNAYMNYGIIGWTPEMDTCATLGEPSGCNQFASPDDEEIVQAVFNKNLAFALNIANSLPNLGRPKEFDNDPSHYKIKATQDIQLNRFDVSYGTPQVVEATVRKELGPSFVTATVVGQSGNFTGRMEAAGPGERYNEVKGYYFERRRATIPATIGTRAIQAGDIVNVIVKAGGLQQEFRYRVEAKHIDTTKKRVLVVAAEDYTGVSPNVTPGYDTQARYLTQHVSALEAAGYEVSVYNIDAPPVKGGSPSTYIQPAIKYPTYIGVLSHFDAVNWYSGDDFAPQDLDQTSPRRPTSATAQTGSLEMSSWSHKLMLEMRDYANEGGKLIVDGRNIHQAYTSTSASLSATGPYTWTPDKLFGFFYPPNNSGDDDLAGTAYQRSRTISNDTWQNYLGVVGRQAGIGATGTKFDTAPVTPKAGSFLEGMSPFTVDASAGNDPTQNADGTPLPLAKSPLRLRNWTSVSIQEPLRQETVQADYTTTPAQSANGGAIISTRDAVTFGFGLEQVDETTRNELVKRAMTHLLPATPDTTAPTIVGWKYPTQNWQGTPADPVDLELTTYDERGDMKEVRLFANGVYYATTTVYPFQFRYTPPASAVGTTVQLTAESVDAAGNVATTGTPLSIVVNAAPAGGTFTQAPEPVANPSITGTPTVGSTLTCVNGGFRNTPTSTSVAWLRDGVVISGAAINTYVVTNSDIGRDITCRYTASNSAGSVEATSSRVTASAAGTQGPAGPAGPTGPTGPAGPKGDTGSTGSTGPAGPTGPVGPIGATGPVGPAGPKGDKGDKGDTPNVRVTCDLSADGKTIVCTITAVPPTGSGAKAAKAKLTGSIRLQGSKKTTTKSGNGKVTMKLKSTKKLKKAPKVVIKVKGTTGKSVTTTVTAK; encoded by the coding sequence ATGCGCTCACGCGCACCCGTGGCGCTGCTGGCCTGCTTGGCCGGTCTTTGCGTCACTCCCGCGGCCGCTTCGGCCGCCGAGCCTCAGACCCTGGCGCCGTATTCGGTCGACGCGACGCCGAGCCAGGCCGCAGAGCTCAAGAAGCAGGGCTTCGACCTCGAAGAGGGCGGCGCCGACGGCTCGCCCGGCTCGCAGGAGCTCGAGTTCGTCGCCACGCCCAAGCAGGTCGACGCGCTCGAGGCCGACGGCTTCGACGTCGAGAAGCTGGCGATCGACGCGCCGAAGGCCAAGTCGGCCGCGCTCGGCGACAGCCCGAACCCGTACTTCAACGTCTACCGCTCCTACATGGAGCCGGGCGGCATCGCGGACGAGATGCGGGCCATCGCGGCCGCCAACCCCGACGTGATGAAGCTCGAGCAGATCGGCACGTCGACGCTCGGCAAGCCGATCCTCGCCATCAAGATGACGGAGAACGCGCGCACGACGCCGGACGGCTCGCGCCCCGCGATGCTCTTCTCCGCCGTCAACCACGCGCGCGAGTGGATCGCCGCCGAGATGGGCCGTCGTCTGCCGGGCTGGTTCGCCGCCAACAAGAACGACACCAAGATCCGCGAGCTGATCAAGACGCGCGAGCTGTGGTTCCTGCCGATCCAGAACCCGGACGGCTACGACTTCACCTTCACCTGCGGCACCGGCGTCAACCAGGTCAACTGCGACTACCGCACGACCTCGCCGAACAACCGCTTCTGGCGCAAGACGTTGCGTGACAACGACAACAACGGCGTCTACGGCAACAGCGGCGACGGCGTCGACCCGAACCGCAACTACCCGTCCAAGCGCGGCATCGACGAAGAGGGCGCCACCAACAGCCCCGGCGGCGAGACCTACCGCGGCCCGTACGCGCTGTCGGAGCCCGAGAACCTCGCGGTCGACCGTCTCCAGCGTCGCGTCAAGTTCAACGCGAACATCAACTACCACTCCGCGGGCCAGCTGCTGCTGACGCCGGTTTCTTACACGACCGACTACTACCCGCCCGACTCGACGCTGTTCGACGCCATCACCGGCACCGACGGCGACGAGGCCGTGTTCCCGTACCGCTCGCAGCACTCGTCGGACCTCTACGAGTCCAACGGCGACACGATCGACAACGCGTACATGAACTACGGCATCATCGGCTGGACGCCGGAGATGGACACGTGCGCGACGCTCGGCGAGCCCAGCGGCTGCAACCAGTTCGCCTCGCCGGACGACGAGGAGATCGTCCAGGCCGTCTTCAACAAGAACCTGGCCTTCGCGCTCAACATCGCGAACTCGCTGCCGAACCTCGGTCGCCCGAAGGAGTTCGACAACGATCCGAGCCACTACAAGATCAAGGCGACCCAGGACATCCAGCTCAACCGCTTCGATGTCTCCTACGGCACGCCGCAGGTGGTCGAGGCCACGGTCCGCAAGGAGCTCGGCCCGTCGTTCGTCACGGCCACGGTCGTCGGCCAGAGCGGCAACTTCACCGGCCGCATGGAGGCCGCCGGCCCCGGCGAGCGCTACAACGAGGTCAAGGGCTACTACTTCGAGCGCCGCCGCGCGACCATCCCGGCGACGATCGGCACCCGCGCGATCCAGGCCGGTGACATCGTCAACGTCATCGTCAAGGCCGGCGGTCTGCAGCAGGAGTTCCGCTACCGCGTCGAGGCCAAGCACATCGACACGACCAAGAAGCGCGTGCTCGTCGTCGCGGCCGAGGACTACACCGGCGTCTCGCCGAACGTGACCCCCGGCTACGACACGCAGGCCCGGTACCTCACCCAGCACGTCTCCGCCCTGGAGGCCGCCGGCTACGAGGTCTCGGTCTACAACATCGACGCGCCCCCGGTGAAGGGTGGCTCGCCGAGCACGTACATCCAGCCGGCGATCAAGTACCCGACCTACATCGGCGTGCTCTCGCACTTCGACGCCGTCAACTGGTACTCGGGCGACGACTTCGCCCCGCAGGACCTCGATCAGACCAGCCCGCGCCGTCCGACGTCGGCCACGGCCCAGACCGGCTCGCTCGAGATGAGCTCCTGGTCGCACAAGCTGATGCTCGAGATGCGCGACTACGCCAACGAGGGCGGCAAGCTCATCGTCGACGGTCGCAACATCCACCAGGCGTACACGTCCACGAGCGCGTCGCTGTCGGCGACGGGTCCGTACACGTGGACCCCGGACAAGCTGTTCGGCTTCTTCTACCCGCCGAACAACTCGGGCGACGACGACCTGGCGGGCACGGCCTACCAGCGCTCGCGCACGATCTCCAACGACACGTGGCAGAACTACCTCGGCGTCGTCGGCCGCCAGGCCGGCATCGGCGCCACGGGCACGAAGTTCGACACCGCCCCGGTGACCCCGAAGGCGGGCTCGTTCCTCGAGGGCATGTCGCCCTTCACGGTCGACGCGTCGGCCGGCAACGACCCGACGCAGAACGCCGACGGCACCCCGCTGCCGCTGGCCAAGTCGCCGCTGCGCCTGCGCAACTGGACCAGCGTCTCCATCCAGGAGCCGCTGCGCCAGGAGACGGTCCAGGCCGACTACACCACGACCCCGGCCCAGTCCGCCAACGGTGGCGCGATCATCTCGACGCGTGACGCCGTGACGTTCGGCTTCGGCCTCGAGCAGGTCGACGAGACGACGCGCAACGAGCTCGTCAAGCGCGCCATGACGCACCTGCTGCCGGCGACGCCGGACACCACCGCGCCGACCATCGTCGGCTGGAAGTACCCGACGCAGAACTGGCAGGGCACCCCGGCCGACCCGGTCGACCTGGAGCTGACGACCTACGACGAGCGCGGCGACATGAAGGAAGTCCGCCTGTTCGCCAACGGCGTCTACTACGCGACGACCACGGTCTACCCGTTCCAGTTCCGCTACACCCCGCCGGCCTCGGCCGTCGGCACCACGGTCCAGCTGACCGCCGAGTCCGTCGACGCCGCCGGCAACGTGGCCACCACCGGCACGCCGCTGAGCATCGTCGTCAACGCCGCTCCGGCGGGTGGCACGTTCACCCAGGCCCCGGAGCCGGTCGCCAACCCGTCCATCACGGGCACCCCGACCGTCGGCTCGACGCTCACCTGCGTCAACGGCGGCTTCCGCAACACGCCCACCAGCACCTCGGTGGCGTGGCTGCGTGACGGCGTCGTCATCTCCGGCGCCGCGATCAACACGTACGTCGTGACCAACAGCGACATCGGCCGCGACATCACGTGCCGCTACACGGCGTCCAACTCGGCCGGCTCGGTCGAGGCGACGTCGAGCCGTGTCACGGCTTCGGCCGCCGGCACGCAGGGCCCCGCCGGCCCGGCCGGCCCCACGGGTCCGACCGGCCCCGCCGGCCCGAAGGGCGACACCGGCTCCACCGGCTCCACCGGCCCGGCCGGCCCGACCGGCCCCGTCGGTCCGATCGGCGCCACCGGCCCGGTGGGTCCCGCGGGCCCGAAGGGTGACAAGGGCGACAAGGGCGACACGCCCAACGTCCGCGTGACCTGCGACCTGTCGGCCGACGGCAAGACGATCGTCTGCACGATCACCGCCGTCCCGCCGACCGGCTCGGGCGCCAAGGCGGCCAAGGCCAAGCTGACGGGCTCGATCCGCCTGCAGGGCTCCAAGAAGACCACCACCAAGTCCGGCAACGGCAAGGTGACCATGAAGCTGAAGTCGACCAAGAAGCTGAAGAAGGCTCCGAAGGTCGTCATCAAGGTCAAGGGCACCACCGGCAAGTCCGTCACCACGACGGTCACCGCCAAGTAG
- a CDS encoding helix-turn-helix domain-containing protein, whose translation MRARILQRLGERVASPGDLAVELGAPLGVVSYHVRMLRDYDCVELVRTEPRRGALQHFYRATARPNLDDDQWRTLPSGLRGELAGETLTDLVTDLGGAADAGHLQDPDVVLNRTPLELDEKAFKKLNKLLAKTQEQALAIAEESAARHNESGTEVFPTEFAVLHFKRAV comes from the coding sequence TTGCGCGCGCGCATCCTGCAGCGACTGGGCGAGCGTGTCGCCAGCCCTGGCGATCTCGCGGTGGAGCTCGGCGCGCCGCTCGGCGTCGTCAGCTACCACGTGCGGATGCTCCGCGACTACGACTGCGTCGAGCTCGTGCGCACGGAGCCGCGTCGCGGCGCCCTGCAGCACTTCTACCGGGCGACCGCACGCCCGAACCTCGACGACGACCAGTGGCGCACCCTGCCGTCCGGGCTCCGCGGTGAGCTCGCCGGCGAGACGCTGACCGACCTCGTCACCGACCTCGGCGGAGCCGCCGACGCCGGCCACCTGCAGGACCCTGACGTCGTGCTCAACCGCACGCCGCTCGAGCTCGACGAGAAAGCCTTCAAGAAGCTCAACAAGCTTCTGGCCAAGACGCAGGAGCAGGCCCTGGCGATCGCCGAGGAGAGCGCTGCTCGGCACAACGAGTCAGGCACCGAGGTGTTCCCGACCGAGTTCGCGGTCCTGCACTTCAAGCGCGCCGTCTAA
- a CDS encoding zinc-dependent alcohol dehydrogenase family protein: MRAAVMHSFGSPLSLETVPDPVAAPDGAVVKVLATGVCRSDWHGWVGHDPSIVLPHVPGHELCGEVVSVGSEVHGITVGDRVTVPFCCGCGVCEPCRTGETQVCERDIQPGFTIWGSFAELVALPRADLNLVRVPPELSSVDAASLGCRFMTAWAALHVHARVQAGEWVAVHGCGGVGLAAVMIAVAAGAQVIAVDIDERKLARARELGAVAAVSSDVVETIVDLTGGGAHVSLDALGSTVTCVNSVTCLRRRGRHAQVGLLLGDQAAPQVPMGRVIARELQVLGVHGMAVRHYDGMLRAVAAGSVRPGELVAKTIGLDEVSAEVESMGSFAQEGVTVVVPT; encoded by the coding sequence ATGCGCGCCGCCGTCATGCACTCGTTCGGATCACCCCTGTCGCTCGAGACCGTCCCGGATCCCGTCGCCGCTCCCGACGGCGCGGTCGTCAAGGTCCTCGCGACCGGCGTCTGCCGCTCCGACTGGCACGGCTGGGTCGGGCACGACCCGTCGATCGTCCTCCCACACGTCCCCGGCCATGAGCTGTGCGGCGAAGTCGTCTCGGTCGGCTCCGAGGTGCACGGCATCACCGTCGGCGACCGCGTGACCGTCCCGTTCTGCTGCGGCTGCGGCGTCTGCGAGCCGTGCCGCACCGGCGAGACGCAGGTGTGCGAGCGCGACATCCAGCCGGGCTTCACGATCTGGGGCTCGTTCGCGGAGCTCGTCGCCCTGCCGCGCGCGGACCTGAACCTCGTGCGGGTCCCTCCCGAGCTGTCGTCGGTCGACGCCGCTTCGCTCGGCTGCCGCTTCATGACCGCCTGGGCCGCGCTGCACGTCCACGCCCGCGTCCAAGCCGGCGAGTGGGTCGCGGTCCATGGCTGCGGTGGCGTCGGCCTGGCCGCGGTGATGATCGCGGTCGCCGCCGGCGCGCAGGTGATCGCGGTCGACATCGACGAGCGCAAGCTGGCCCGGGCGCGCGAGCTCGGCGCGGTCGCGGCCGTCTCCTCCGACGTCGTCGAGACGATCGTCGACCTCACCGGCGGGGGCGCCCACGTGTCCCTCGACGCGCTGGGCTCGACGGTCACGTGCGTGAACTCGGTGACCTGCCTGCGCCGGCGCGGCCGGCACGCGCAGGTCGGGCTGCTGCTGGGCGACCAAGCTGCACCGCAAGTCCCGATGGGGCGCGTGATCGCGCGCGAGCTGCAGGTGCTCGGCGTGCACGGGATGGCCGTCCGGCACTATGACGGGATGCTTCGCGCGGTCGCCGCCGGCTCCGTGCGCCCGGGCGAGCTGGTCGCCAAGACGATCGGGCTGGACGAGGTGAGCGCCGAGGTCGAGTCGATGGGCTCGTTCGCGCAGGAAGGTGTCACCGTGGTGGTGCCGACATGA
- a CDS encoding acyl-CoA dehydrogenase family protein, with translation MTDFYLLDEKLTDDERGIRDRLRAFCEAEITPVINGYWERAEFPLQLVPKIATLQMAGGTIEGYGCPGMSATAAGLVSMEWARADGSMGTFYGVHSNLAMQSIALLGSDEQKERWLPPMADLDAIGAFALTEPDHGSDAVHLETSVRRDGDEHVINGRKRWIGNASIADVVIVWARDEDGHVGGYLVEKGTPGFEATVMTGKTALRAVWQADITLTDVRVPVENRLPGGRNFRDVAGVLSRTRYTVAWRALGMALAAYEAALAYARQREQFGKPIASYQLVQDKLSRMLAEITAMQLLCLRLSELAEDGRLTAGMASLAKMNHAAKAREIVGMARDILGGNGILLENHVARQHADMEAIFTFEGTDSIQALIVAREITGHNAITT, from the coding sequence ATGACCGACTTCTACCTGCTCGACGAGAAGCTCACCGACGACGAGCGTGGCATCCGGGACCGGCTGCGCGCGTTCTGCGAGGCGGAGATCACGCCCGTGATCAACGGCTACTGGGAGCGGGCCGAGTTCCCGCTGCAGCTGGTGCCGAAGATCGCGACGCTCCAGATGGCGGGCGGGACCATCGAGGGGTACGGCTGTCCCGGGATGAGCGCGACCGCGGCCGGGCTGGTCTCCATGGAGTGGGCGCGCGCCGACGGGAGCATGGGCACGTTCTACGGCGTGCACTCGAACCTCGCCATGCAGTCGATCGCGCTGCTCGGCTCCGACGAGCAGAAGGAGCGCTGGCTGCCGCCGATGGCCGATCTGGACGCGATCGGCGCCTTCGCGCTCACCGAGCCCGACCACGGCAGCGACGCCGTGCACCTGGAGACGAGCGTGCGCCGGGACGGTGACGAGCACGTCATCAACGGCCGCAAGCGCTGGATCGGCAACGCGAGCATCGCCGACGTCGTGATCGTGTGGGCGCGCGACGAGGACGGCCACGTCGGTGGCTACCTGGTCGAGAAGGGCACGCCCGGGTTCGAGGCGACCGTCATGACCGGCAAGACCGCGCTGCGGGCCGTCTGGCAGGCCGACATCACGCTCACCGACGTCCGCGTCCCGGTCGAGAACCGGCTGCCGGGCGGCCGGAACTTCCGCGACGTCGCGGGCGTGCTCTCCCGCACCCGCTACACGGTCGCCTGGCGCGCGCTCGGGATGGCGCTCGCGGCCTACGAGGCCGCGCTCGCCTACGCCCGGCAACGCGAGCAGTTCGGCAAGCCGATCGCGAGCTACCAGCTCGTGCAGGACAAGCTCAGCCGCATGCTCGCCGAGATCACCGCGATGCAGCTGCTGTGCCTGCGCCTCTCGGAGCTCGCCGAGGACGGCCGCCTCACCGCCGGCATGGCGTCGCTGGCGAAGATGAACCACGCCGCGAAGGCCCGGGAGATCGTCGGCATGGCCCGCGACATCCTCGGCGGCAACGGCATCCTGCTCGAGAACCACGTCGCGCGCCAGCACGCCGACATGGAGGCGATCTTCACCTTCGAGGGCACGGACTCGATCCAGGCCCTGATCGTGGCCCGTGAGATCACGGGCCACAATGCGATAACTACGTGA
- a CDS encoding acyl-CoA dehydrogenase family protein produces MSTATLPTFDPLDPIALDAQLDDEERLIRSTVRQYVREKFLPVVAEHFEAGSLPDGIGRDLGQLGLLGMHLEGYGCAGASATAYGLTCLELEAGDSGLRSFCSVQGSLAMFAIHRWGSEEQKQRWLPGMAEGELIGCFGLTEPDAGSNPAAMRTRAKRTDTGWVLNGTKMWITNGSLADVAVVWARTEEGKVNGFLVERGTPGFSAPVMHGKLSLRASVTSELVLDNVEVPETNRLPEATSLRAPLSCLNEARFGIVFGAAGAARACYEAALDYAKTRVQFEKPIAGYQLTQAKLVDMAVKVSNSTLLALHLGRMKDAGTLRTEQVSYGKYHNVSTAIDVARTARTILGANGVTLEYPVLRHANNLESVLTYEGTHEMHTLILGQAITGLPAFT; encoded by the coding sequence ATGTCCACCGCCACCCTCCCGACGTTCGACCCGCTCGATCCGATCGCGCTGGACGCGCAGCTCGACGACGAGGAGCGGCTGATCCGCAGCACCGTCCGCCAGTACGTGCGGGAGAAGTTCCTGCCGGTGGTGGCTGAGCACTTCGAGGCGGGCTCCCTGCCGGACGGGATCGGTCGGGATCTCGGGCAGCTCGGCCTGCTGGGCATGCACCTGGAGGGCTACGGGTGCGCGGGCGCGTCGGCGACGGCGTACGGCCTGACCTGCCTGGAGCTCGAGGCCGGCGACTCCGGCCTGCGGTCGTTCTGCTCGGTCCAGGGGTCGCTGGCGATGTTCGCCATCCACCGCTGGGGCAGCGAGGAGCAGAAGCAGCGCTGGCTGCCGGGGATGGCCGAGGGCGAGCTGATCGGCTGCTTCGGGCTGACCGAGCCGGACGCCGGGTCCAACCCCGCGGCGATGCGCACGCGGGCCAAGCGGACGGACACGGGCTGGGTGCTCAACGGCACCAAGATGTGGATCACCAACGGCTCGCTGGCCGACGTGGCCGTCGTGTGGGCGCGCACCGAGGAGGGCAAGGTCAACGGCTTCCTCGTCGAGCGGGGCACGCCCGGGTTCAGCGCGCCGGTGATGCACGGCAAGCTGTCGCTGCGCGCGTCGGTGACCAGCGAGCTCGTGCTCGACAACGTCGAGGTGCCGGAGACCAACCGCCTGCCGGAGGCGACGTCGCTGCGGGCGCCGCTCAGCTGCCTGAACGAGGCGCGCTTCGGGATCGTGTTCGGGGCCGCGGGCGCCGCGCGCGCGTGCTACGAGGCGGCGCTGGACTACGCGAAGACCCGCGTGCAGTTCGAGAAGCCGATCGCCGGCTACCAGCTCACGCAGGCCAAGCTCGTCGACATGGCCGTGAAGGTCTCGAACTCGACGCTGCTCGCGCTGCATCTGGGCCGGATGAAGGACGCCGGGACGCTGCGCACCGAGCAGGTGTCATACGGCAAGTACCACAACGTCTCGACCGCGATCGACGTCGCCCGCACCGCGCGGACGATCCTCGGCGCGAACGGCGTCACGCTCGAGTACCCGGTGCTGCGCCACGCCAACAACCTCGAGTCGGTGCTCACGTACGAGGGCACGCACGAGATGCACACGCTGATCCTCGGGCAGGCCATCACGGGCCTGCCGGCGTTCACGTAG
- a CDS encoding Xaa-Pro dipeptidyl-peptidase, with translation MEFGKRLAKASAFTVTAALAGVVATSSAGASPLPPKTTAASAAVPSALAAPAPAVPTFVNGMSQAVFASGEANWVNEDLWVELDVDTDGDGKKDRVHTDVSRPMETNTDGLKVPVIFEDSPYYAGGPDQANWAVDHEIGFPPAFRPLPTNTDGRAHTSRINTIYESTWVPRGYAVVHAESPGSGSSTGCPNSGAPIETLGATGVIEWLNGKRKAYTTRDGSVEAAPVTWHNGNTAMMGTSYNGTLPIAAASTGVEGLKAIVPISAISDWYDYYRANGAVKAPGGYQGEDLDVLTEYVYTRWDENGKARAICRPLIEDLKVKQDRVTGNRSAFWDERNYMKDVRAGKLKAATLIAHGGNDFNVMTKHAAQLYDELKKQNIPHQFYFHQGGHGGAPPDYLVNLWFTKYLWNQDNGVQNLPKSWVVRTDVCPPRQSTVATDVTTPTATLTVADASVFSVGQTLTIPQTNPTATVTRVITNIAGNTLTLASNIAATQGQRVAAGTVVNLVCGNPNPTPYAEWPDPASSDAVLKPGTGGAARGSLTVAANPATGTETLSDDARQTASTLMNAATEDSRLLYVTNPLTKDVRISGTPKVNIKAAFSKPKANLTAILVSLPATGSGTILTRGWIDAENRNSDYVTDAVTPGTFYDYRFQLMAKDIIVPAGRRLGLMVLSSDNEFTVRPAPGTEVSVDLAGTSLSLPVVGGAKAFANTIGGDVDEETGLVGGTVPATLALTLGTPGSFGAFTPGLAKEYTATTDAIVTSTAGDATLTVADTSANKPGYLVNGAFSLPQPLQGLGVVKTWNAPTSNEKVAVTLKQAIGEKDALRTGSYSKTLTFTLSTTTP, from the coding sequence ATGGAGTTTGGGAAGCGTCTCGCGAAAGCGAGCGCGTTCACGGTCACTGCGGCGCTCGCGGGCGTCGTGGCGACGAGTTCCGCGGGCGCGTCGCCGCTGCCGCCGAAGACGACCGCGGCGTCCGCCGCGGTGCCGTCCGCGCTGGCCGCCCCCGCACCGGCCGTCCCGACGTTCGTGAACGGCATGTCGCAGGCCGTGTTCGCGTCGGGCGAGGCCAACTGGGTCAACGAGGACCTGTGGGTCGAGCTCGACGTCGACACCGACGGCGACGGCAAGAAGGACCGCGTCCACACCGACGTCTCCCGCCCGATGGAGACCAACACGGACGGGCTGAAGGTCCCGGTCATCTTCGAGGACAGCCCGTACTACGCGGGCGGTCCCGACCAGGCCAACTGGGCCGTCGACCACGAGATCGGCTTCCCGCCGGCCTTCCGCCCGCTGCCGACGAACACCGACGGGCGCGCGCACACGTCGCGGATCAACACCATCTACGAGAGCACCTGGGTGCCGCGCGGGTACGCCGTCGTGCACGCGGAGTCGCCCGGCTCGGGCTCCTCGACCGGCTGCCCGAACTCCGGCGCCCCGATCGAGACGCTCGGCGCGACCGGCGTCATCGAGTGGCTCAACGGCAAGCGCAAGGCCTACACGACCCGCGACGGCAGCGTCGAGGCAGCGCCCGTCACGTGGCACAACGGCAACACGGCGATGATGGGCACGTCCTACAACGGCACGCTGCCGATCGCGGCCGCGTCGACCGGCGTGGAGGGCCTGAAGGCGATCGTCCCGATCTCCGCCATCTCCGACTGGTACGACTACTACCGCGCCAACGGCGCCGTGAAGGCGCCGGGCGGCTACCAGGGCGAGGACCTCGACGTCCTCACCGAGTACGTCTACACGCGCTGGGACGAGAACGGCAAGGCGCGCGCGATCTGCCGCCCGCTGATCGAGGACCTGAAGGTCAAGCAGGACCGCGTGACGGGCAACCGCTCCGCCTTCTGGGACGAGCGCAACTACATGAAGGACGTCAGGGCCGGCAAGCTGAAGGCCGCGACCCTGATCGCCCACGGCGGCAATGACTTCAACGTCATGACCAAGCACGCCGCCCAGCTCTACGACGAGCTCAAGAAGCAGAACATCCCGCACCAGTTCTACTTCCACCAGGGCGGCCACGGTGGCGCGCCGCCGGACTACCTCGTGAACCTGTGGTTCACCAAGTACCTCTGGAACCAGGACAACGGCGTCCAGAACCTGCCCAAGTCCTGGGTCGTGCGCACGGACGTCTGCCCGCCGCGCCAGTCCACGGTCGCGACCGACGTGACGACCCCGACCGCGACGCTGACGGTCGCGGACGCCTCGGTGTTCTCGGTCGGCCAGACGCTGACGATCCCGCAGACCAACCCGACGGCGACGGTCACCCGCGTGATCACCAACATCGCCGGCAACACGCTGACGCTGGCGTCGAACATCGCCGCGACGCAGGGCCAGCGGGTCGCCGCCGGCACGGTCGTGAACCTCGTGTGCGGCAACCCCAACCCGACGCCCTACGCCGAATGGCCCGATCCCGCGTCGTCCGACGCGGTGCTCAAGCCCGGCACCGGCGGCGCCGCCCGCGGCTCGCTCACGGTCGCGGCCAACCCGGCCACCGGCACGGAGACGCTCTCCGACGACGCCCGCCAGACCGCCTCGACGCTCATGAACGCGGCGACCGAGGACTCGCGCCTGCTCTACGTGACGAACCCGCTCACGAAGGACGTCCGCATCTCGGGCACGCCGAAGGTCAACATCAAGGCGGCCTTCAGCAAGCCGAAGGCCAACCTGACCGCGATCCTCGTCTCGCTGCCGGCGACCGGCAGCGGCACGATCCTCACGCGTGGCTGGATCGACGCGGAGAACCGCAACTCGGATTACGTGACCGACGCGGTCACGCCGGGCACGTTCTACGACTACCGCTTCCAGCTGATGGCCAAGGACATCATCGTGCCGGCCGGCCGTCGCCTCGGGCTGATGGTCCTCTCGAGCGACAACGAGTTCACGGTCCGCCCGGCCCCGGGCACCGAGGTCTCGGTCGACCTCGCCGGCACGTCGCTCTCCCTCCCGGTCGTGGGCGGCGCGAAGGCGTTCGCCAACACCATCGGCGGCGACGTCGACGAGGAGACCGGCCTGGTCGGTGGGACCGTCCCGGCCACGCTCGCGCTCACGCTCGGCACGCCGGGCTCGTTCGGCGCCTTCACGCCGGGCCTCGCCAAGGAGTACACGGCCACCACGGACGCCATCGTCACCAGCACCGCCGGTGACGCGACGCTGACGGTCGCGGACACGAGCGCCAACAAGCCGGGGTACCTGGTCAACGGCGCCTTCTCGCTGCCGCAGCCCCTGCAGGGCCTCGGCGTCGTGAAGACGTGGAACGCGCCGACTTCCAACGAGAAGGTCGCCGTCACGCTCAAGCAGGCGATCGGCGAGAAGGACGCGCTGCGCACCGGGTCCTACTCGAAGACCCTCACGTTCACGCTGTCGACGACGACGCCGTAG